The following are encoded together in the Cyanobacterium aponinum PCC 10605 genome:
- the accB gene encoding acetyl-CoA carboxylase biotin carboxyl carrier protein — MPIDFNQLREFIEAIAKTDISELAIKEGDFELTLQKNSPYSNNAVYSIATPVSPPQSITPVQENNHAVEVDTPSTPPAEKSSASKKTDNWLAITSPMVGTFYRAPAPGEPPFVENGDRISDGQVVCIIEAMKLMNEIEAEVSGQIMEIAVENGEPVEYGQTLMWVAPN, encoded by the coding sequence GTGCCAATCGACTTTAATCAACTACGAGAATTTATAGAAGCGATCGCAAAAACAGATATTTCGGAATTAGCGATCAAAGAGGGTGATTTTGAGCTAACATTGCAAAAAAATTCTCCTTACAGTAACAATGCTGTCTATTCTATTGCTACCCCAGTAAGCCCTCCTCAATCTATAACCCCCGTTCAAGAAAATAATCATGCTGTGGAGGTAGATACTCCCTCAACTCCTCCTGCGGAAAAATCTTCTGCTAGTAAAAAAACAGATAATTGGTTAGCTATCACTTCCCCAATGGTTGGTACATTCTACCGCGCCCCTGCCCCGGGTGAGCCTCCTTTTGTGGAAAATGGCGATCGCATCTCTGATGGTCAAGTAGTCTGTATTATTGAGGCTATGAAGCTAATGAATGAAATTGAGGCGGAAGTTTCTGGACAAATAATGGAGATTGCGGTAGAAAATGGCGAACCTGTGGAATATGGACAAACTTTGATGTGGGTTGCCCCCAATTAA
- the purH gene encoding bifunctional phosphoribosylaminoimidazolecarboxamide formyltransferase/IMP cyclohydrolase: MKGLALLSVSDKSGIVELGQKLVEEFDFQIVSSGGTAKTLQSAGIPVTKVSDYTGAPEILGGRVKTLHPRIHGGILANLDLESHQEDLKANNITAFDVVVVNLYPFEKTIAQDNCTLADAIEQIDIGGPAMVRASAKNYHHVTILSNPASYDEYLQQLRENKGKTTLEFRQKRAMEAFAMTAAYDQAICRYFAQVNPESANYYGIGGNKITTLRYGENPHQKASWYQSGNEATGWASAQQLQGKELSYNNLVDLEAARRIICEFPSDTPTAVVIKHTNPCGVATGETLATAYNKAYNADSVSAFGGIVALNQPIDAPTATAMSKIFLECIVAPDCTDEAKAILGKKSNLRVLLLSDLNSGSQDNIKAIAGGFLIQENDLSIELPESWQVVTEKQPTQEDLKELLFAWKVVKHVKSNAIAITKNCTTLGIGAGQMNRVGSVKIALEQAQNQAQGAYLASDAFFPFDDSVRTCGEAGIKAIIQPGGSIRDEDSIKAANELGLVMVFTGVRHFLH, translated from the coding sequence ATGAAAGGTTTAGCCTTATTAAGTGTTTCTGATAAAAGTGGTATTGTTGAGTTAGGACAAAAATTAGTAGAAGAGTTTGATTTTCAAATTGTTAGTAGTGGCGGGACAGCAAAAACTTTACAATCTGCTGGAATTCCTGTAACTAAGGTAAGTGACTATACTGGAGCTCCAGAAATTTTAGGAGGAAGAGTAAAAACTCTACATCCTCGTATTCACGGTGGTATTTTGGCTAATTTAGATTTGGAATCTCATCAGGAAGATTTAAAGGCTAATAATATTACTGCTTTTGATGTGGTTGTTGTTAATTTATATCCTTTTGAAAAAACTATTGCTCAGGATAACTGTACTTTAGCAGATGCGATCGAACAAATCGATATAGGGGGTCCTGCTATGGTAAGAGCTAGTGCAAAAAATTATCATCATGTTACTATTTTAAGTAATCCTGCCAGTTATGATGAATACTTGCAACAGTTAAGGGAGAATAAAGGTAAAACCACCCTTGAGTTTAGGCAAAAACGAGCTATGGAAGCCTTTGCCATGACTGCGGCTTATGATCAGGCAATTTGTCGCTATTTTGCCCAAGTTAACCCAGAATCAGCAAACTATTATGGTATTGGTGGAAATAAAATTACAACCCTTCGCTACGGAGAAAATCCTCATCAAAAAGCCAGTTGGTATCAAAGTGGAAATGAAGCAACGGGATGGGCTAGTGCACAACAATTACAAGGCAAGGAATTAAGTTATAACAATCTTGTGGATTTAGAGGCGGCGAGAAGAATTATTTGTGAGTTTCCTTCTGATACTCCTACTGCAGTAGTGATCAAGCATACTAATCCCTGTGGTGTAGCAACGGGTGAGACTTTGGCTACTGCTTATAATAAAGCCTATAATGCTGATTCTGTTTCTGCTTTTGGGGGAATTGTCGCTTTAAATCAACCTATTGATGCCCCTACAGCAACGGCAATGAGTAAAATCTTTTTAGAATGTATTGTTGCTCCTGATTGCACTGATGAGGCTAAGGCAATTTTAGGGAAAAAATCTAATTTGCGAGTATTATTATTATCCGATCTAAACTCTGGTAGTCAGGATAACATAAAAGCGATCGCAGGAGGTTTTCTGATACAGGAAAATGATTTAAGTATTGAATTACCTGAGTCATGGCAAGTAGTGACAGAAAAACAACCCACCCAAGAAGATTTAAAAGAACTATTATTTGCGTGGAAAGTGGTTAAACACGTTAAATCAAATGCGATCGCAATTACAAAAAATTGTACTACTCTAGGAATTGGAGCAGGGCAAATGAACCGTGTAGGGTCTGTTAAAATTGCCCTAGAACAAGCTCAGAATCAAGCACAAGGAGCTTATTTAGCTAGTGATGCCTTTTTCCCTTTTGATGACTCTGTCCGTACCTGTGGTGAAGCTGGAATTAAAGCCATTATTCAGCCCGGAGGTTCTATTCGAGATGAAGATTCCATTAAAGCGGCTAACGAATTAGGTTTAGTGATGGTATTTACAGGGGTACGCCACTTTTTACATTAA
- the cbiD gene encoding cobalt-precorrin-5B (C(1))-methyltransferase CbiD produces the protein MLSSFGYTLPVFATASAVAGIRYLDNNLEDNSVEIDLINPPEKAIIPIEQIAKISSNQVLAITRSQPGTNLDITRNTPIWGLVTLTPSQETKIIIEGGEGVGKIIDLGGKSAIYNYAHKLLEFNILNNLKNHSLVEVKIILPEGKKLAEKTSNSAFGVIEGLSLLGTSGISQPLTSKEQLELYQEELINKSKNHDQLIFCIGENGLDLAVKLGFNPSQLVKTANWLGSMLVTASHAKVKSIILLGYHGKLIKLAGNIFHTHHHLADGRLEILTAIASFLGLNQDVCRLLFTAKTTESALEILREFDRNNNSNWTEKIYNYIAEKIAKNSEKYILNHSDFPVKIGVILFNRQRNIIAKYQ, from the coding sequence ATGCTCAGTAGTTTTGGTTATACATTACCTGTATTTGCCACAGCCTCAGCAGTGGCAGGTATTAGATATTTAGATAATAATTTGGAGGATAATTCTGTAGAAATTGATTTAATTAATCCACCAGAAAAAGCCATTATTCCTATTGAGCAAATCGCTAAAATTAGTAGTAATCAAGTATTAGCAATTACGAGATCTCAACCGGGTACAAATCTGGATATAACTCGCAATACTCCTATTTGGGGTTTAGTTACCCTAACTCCTAGTCAAGAAACAAAAATTATCATTGAAGGAGGAGAAGGGGTGGGAAAAATTATTGATTTAGGGGGAAAATCTGCTATTTATAATTATGCTCACAAACTACTAGAATTTAACATTTTAAATAATCTTAAAAATCATTCTTTAGTTGAAGTAAAAATTATTTTACCTGAAGGAAAAAAACTCGCAGAAAAGACTTCTAATTCTGCTTTTGGGGTAATAGAAGGGTTGTCTTTGTTGGGTACAAGTGGAATTTCTCAACCTTTGACGAGCAAGGAACAGTTAGAATTATATCAAGAGGAGTTAATTAATAAGAGTAAAAATCATGATCAATTGATATTTTGTATTGGAGAAAATGGTTTGGATTTAGCGGTTAAATTAGGTTTTAATCCTTCTCAATTAGTTAAGACTGCTAACTGGTTAGGTTCAATGTTAGTTACGGCTTCTCATGCAAAAGTTAAATCAATTATTCTTCTTGGTTATCATGGTAAGTTAATCAAATTAGCCGGTAATATTTTTCATACTCATCATCATTTAGCCGATGGAAGACTAGAAATTTTAACTGCGATCGCATCTTTTTTGGGGTTAAATCAAGATGTTTGTCGATTATTATTCACAGCAAAAACTACTGAATCAGCATTAGAAATTTTGCGAGAATTTGATAGAAATAATAATAGTAACTGGACTGAAAAAATATATAATTATATAGCTGAAAAAATAGCTAAAAATTCAGAAAAATATATTCTTAATCATAGTGATTTTCCTGTTAAGATAGGAGTTATTTTATTTAATCGTCAAAGAAATATTATTGCAAAATATCAATAA
- a CDS encoding cation:proton antiporter, whose product MDGSFTLTLQIVITVVAGISAQVLGEFFKIPSIVFLLIFGIAIGRDGLELLHPELLGSGLEVLVALSVAIILFEGGLNLELNKIGQVSGSIRNLVTIGTLITFLGGGMAAHWFAEFPWQIAFLYASLVVVTGPTVVGPLLKQVTVDKRVATLLEGEGVLIDPVGAILAVVVLNTILNQSANSLEIVSGLLLRLSFGAILGGISGWLLGTFQKKANFLSDDLKNLVVLAGVWGTFGLSQMIISESGLMATVTAGIVLRAAGIPEERLLLRFKGQLTTLGVSVLFILLAADLSIASIFALGWGSVVTVLILMFAVRPLSILVCTWGNGMNWRQKFFLAWVAPRGIVSASVASLFAILLTQNGINGGSSIKGLVFLTIMMTVFLQGLTAGAIARLLKITLDQASGAMIVGCNPLGRLIASLIQAEGESVVLIDTDKEDCERAKQDNLSVYESSALDHELLEKAGIDSFGTFIALTTNADVNLMITQRALEEFSPPRLFAVFPNDEENKIKTNKQKINQAFISKLSVKDWNQYLKEGQFKLGKTIIKPQVELQTVHLNSLINSGELLPLLLKRKGKLQIVGAGEEWQPNDEIIYLLHDSRPQLLKQLSGNTVSSRFSLSQLPEVEEIPIATLMKVVN is encoded by the coding sequence ATGGATGGATCATTTACTCTTACCCTACAAATAGTAATTACCGTTGTAGCGGGGATTAGCGCCCAAGTATTAGGGGAATTTTTTAAAATCCCTAGTATTGTTTTCCTGCTAATTTTCGGAATTGCGATCGGTCGAGATGGTTTGGAGTTACTACATCCAGAATTACTAGGCTCAGGATTAGAAGTGTTAGTTGCCCTTTCCGTTGCCATTATTTTATTTGAAGGGGGCTTAAATTTAGAGTTAAATAAAATCGGACAAGTATCAGGAAGTATCCGTAATTTAGTAACTATTGGCACTCTCATTACCTTTCTGGGAGGAGGGATGGCGGCTCATTGGTTTGCAGAATTTCCTTGGCAAATAGCCTTTTTATATGCCTCGTTGGTAGTGGTGACAGGTCCTACGGTAGTCGGTCCACTACTTAAGCAGGTTACAGTGGATAAAAGAGTTGCCACTTTATTGGAAGGAGAAGGAGTACTAATTGATCCTGTGGGCGCTATTTTAGCAGTGGTTGTATTAAATACGATTCTTAACCAATCAGCAAACTCTTTAGAAATTGTTTCTGGTTTGCTCTTGCGTCTTAGTTTTGGGGCGATTTTAGGAGGAATTAGTGGTTGGTTATTAGGCACTTTTCAAAAAAAAGCTAACTTCCTCAGTGATGATTTAAAAAATCTCGTGGTTTTAGCGGGAGTTTGGGGTACTTTTGGACTTTCTCAAATGATTATTAGTGAGTCTGGATTAATGGCAACTGTTACCGCAGGTATCGTTTTAAGGGCGGCGGGGATTCCAGAAGAAAGATTGTTATTGAGATTTAAAGGGCAGTTAACAACTTTGGGGGTATCCGTTTTATTTATTCTTTTAGCGGCGGATTTATCTATTGCCAGTATTTTTGCCCTTGGTTGGGGTAGTGTTGTCACGGTTTTAATTTTAATGTTTGCAGTGCGCCCGTTAAGTATTTTGGTTTGTACTTGGGGTAATGGGATGAATTGGCGACAAAAGTTTTTTTTAGCTTGGGTTGCACCCCGTGGTATTGTGTCTGCTTCTGTTGCTTCTTTATTTGCTATTTTACTTACTCAAAATGGGATTAATGGTGGCAGTTCCATTAAGGGTTTAGTATTCTTAACTATTATGATGACTGTCTTTTTACAGGGATTGACAGCAGGTGCGATCGCAAGATTGTTGAAAATCACTTTAGATCAAGCCTCTGGAGCAATGATTGTCGGTTGTAATCCTTTAGGAAGATTGATTGCTAGTTTAATTCAAGCTGAGGGAGAATCAGTAGTTTTAATTGATACAGATAAAGAAGATTGTGAGAGAGCAAAACAAGACAATCTCTCGGTATATGAAAGTAGTGCATTAGATCATGAACTATTAGAAAAAGCAGGGATAGATTCTTTTGGTACTTTTATCGCTTTAACAACTAACGCAGATGTTAACTTAATGATCACTCAAAGGGCATTAGAAGAATTTTCTCCGCCTCGATTATTCGCAGTATTTCCCAATGATGAAGAAAACAAAATCAAAACGAATAAACAAAAAATTAATCAAGCATTCATTTCTAAATTATCAGTTAAAGATTGGAATCAATATCTCAAAGAAGGACAATTTAAACTAGGTAAAACCATTATCAAACCTCAAGTTGAGTTACAAACAGTACATTTGAATAGCCTGATTAACTCAGGGGAATTACTACCTCTGCTTTTGAAAAGAAAAGGCAAATTGCAAATTGTTGGTGCTGGGGAGGAATGGCAACCTAATGATGAGATTATTTATTTACTTCACGACTCTCGCCCTCAACTTTTAAAACAACTGTCAGGAAATACGGTTTCTTCTCGCTTTAGTCTTAGTCAATTACCAGAAGTGGAGGAAATCCCTATTGCAACTTTGATGAAAGTAGTTAATTAA
- a CDS encoding nuclease-related domain-containing protein has product MFHKHLSDEYIVFHGTWWQHIKYVVQDREADFIIIHPKKGILILEVKGGQIRYDHFNKIWYQNEKRLKISPFEQAKDIKFKFLDFF; this is encoded by the coding sequence ATTTTTCATAAACACTTAAGTGATGAATACATCGTTTTTCATGGCACATGGTGGCAACACATAAAATATGTGGTTCAAGACAGAGAAGCTGATTTTATTATTATTCATCCCAAAAAGGGAATATTGATATTAGAAGTTAAAGGTGGACAAATTAGATATGATCATTTTAATAAAATTTGGTATCAAAATGAGAAAAGACTCAAAATATCCCCCTTTGAACAAGCAAAAGATATTAAGTTTAAATTTTTAGATTTTTTTTGA
- the psbA gene encoding photosystem II q(b) protein, producing MTTTIQSQQLSVWEQFCQWVTSTNNRLYIGWFGVLMIPTLLTATTCFIIAFIAAPPVDIDGIREPVAGALLYGNNIITASVVPSSNAIGLHFYPIWEAATLDEWLYNGGPYQLIIFHFLIGIYCYMGRQWELSYRLGMRPWICVAYSAPVSAATAVLLVYSIGQGSFSDGLPLGISGTFNFMFVLQAEHNVLMHPFHMLGVAGVFGGALFSAMHGSLVTSSLVRETTETESQNSGYKFGQEEETYNIVAAHGYFGRLIFQYASFNNSRALHFFLGAWPVIGIWFAALAVCCFAFNLNGFNFNHSILDSNGHVIKSWADVINYANIGIEVMHERNVHNFPLDLAGAEPISAPIING from the coding sequence ATGACAACAACGATACAAAGCCAACAATTATCTGTTTGGGAGCAGTTTTGTCAGTGGGTCACATCTACCAACAATCGCTTATATATCGGTTGGTTTGGAGTTTTAATGATCCCTACTCTTTTGACTGCAACCACCTGTTTTATCATCGCTTTTATTGCCGCTCCTCCAGTGGATATTGATGGTATCCGTGAACCTGTGGCTGGTGCATTACTATATGGTAATAATATTATTACTGCTTCTGTTGTACCTAGCTCAAATGCGATCGGACTTCATTTTTATCCTATTTGGGAAGCCGCAACTCTTGATGAATGGTTATATAATGGTGGCCCTTACCAGTTGATTATTTTCCACTTCCTCATTGGAATTTACTGCTATATGGGCAGACAGTGGGAATTATCTTACCGTTTAGGAATGCGTCCTTGGATTTGTGTGGCATACTCGGCACCTGTTTCTGCGGCTACTGCTGTTTTGTTAGTTTACTCCATCGGACAAGGCTCTTTCTCTGATGGCTTACCTTTAGGTATCAGTGGCACATTTAATTTTATGTTTGTGCTTCAAGCTGAACACAATGTATTGATGCACCCCTTCCATATGTTGGGAGTTGCAGGGGTATTTGGAGGAGCGTTATTTTCCGCTATGCACGGAAGTTTAGTTACCTCCTCTCTAGTCAGAGAAACCACTGAAACTGAATCTCAAAACAGTGGTTACAAATTTGGTCAAGAAGAAGAAACTTACAATATTGTCGCCGCTCACGGTTATTTTGGCAGATTGATTTTCCAATATGCTTCTTTTAACAATAGTCGTGCCTTACACTTTTTCCTCGGTGCTTGGCCTGTAATTGGTATCTGGTTTGCCGCCCTAGCCGTTTGTTGTTTTGCTTTTAACCTTAACGGCTTCAATTTTAATCATTCTATCCTTGATAGCAATGGTCATGTAATCAAAAGTTGGGCTGATGTGATTAACTACGCTAATATCGGCATCGAAGTAATGCACGAACGTAATGTTCACAACTTCCCCTTAGATTTAGCTGGTGCAGAACCCATTTCTGCTCCCATTATCAACGGATAA
- a CDS encoding potassium channel family protein codes for MDYFLVCGLGYLGQHCVIALKKFGVKVIAIEKNPPSDWEVKNLHESLDELIIGDCSQQNILLQTPISKIRAALIVTTIEKVNIETAIAIRALNPHTRLIVRSDRENLNYLLSNQLGNFVAYEPKHLPANAYALSALGKDTIGFLDLEGGKMRINRLQMPSHHPWYSYKSLEELNTRHRRIITHYRHNFPDTEVNFYQWNPEAKLQPQDTIVYVETEDNYLMTKGYNNNSSQRKLFQNIIQYITHIQHRFNRYLKEFWQLNRKQQIRRVALVCTLVVFLLLIIGTILFHFYYPSISFTSAFYVTAILLLGGYADLFSPFEPLSNLPSWLELFSLLLTLTGTAFVGVLYALLTEALLSSKFQFNSKRPPIPKENHIIIVGFGRLGQKIAEKLQELKKPVLAITLNSITDISTALTIPLISGHNLNDSLKLAYLEKAKSMVIVTDDDIINIEIALLSQKINPNCQLVIRTNGDTLTENLGQLLPHATIIDPYIAAAEAFTGAAFGENILGLSRLQRQTILVTQYHIEANDTLQGLLLSEVAYGYGVIPVIYQSHLDASSVTLPSDDIRLAVGDLLIVLATIEGLKAIELGKPHLRQWQLEILSAKSKMTIFDGTSAIARISGCSLKIAREVMDNIPCILPVKMYHHQAVRLKKILHQNQIQSHLVRVR; via the coding sequence ATGGACTACTTTTTAGTCTGTGGATTGGGATATTTAGGACAACATTGCGTAATCGCCTTAAAAAAATTTGGCGTGAAAGTAATTGCCATTGAAAAAAATCCTCCCTCTGATTGGGAAGTGAAAAATTTGCACGAATCTTTGGATGAATTAATTATTGGTGATTGTAGTCAACAGAATATTCTCTTACAAACTCCTATTAGTAAAATTCGAGCGGCTTTAATTGTCACAACTATTGAAAAAGTTAATATTGAAACTGCCATCGCAATTCGTGCATTGAATCCCCATACTCGTTTAATTGTAAGGAGCGATCGAGAAAATCTCAACTATTTATTAAGTAATCAATTAGGTAACTTTGTTGCTTACGAACCTAAACACTTACCAGCAAACGCCTACGCCTTATCCGCATTAGGAAAAGACACTATCGGCTTTTTAGACTTAGAAGGGGGCAAAATGAGAATTAATCGTTTACAAATGCCTTCTCATCACCCTTGGTATAGTTACAAATCCCTTGAAGAATTAAATACCCGTCACCGTCGTATTATTACCCATTATCGTCATAATTTTCCTGACACAGAGGTTAATTTCTATCAATGGAATCCTGAAGCTAAGTTGCAACCCCAAGATACCATCGTTTATGTGGAAACCGAAGATAACTACTTAATGACAAAGGGTTATAACAACAATTCATCCCAAAGAAAATTATTTCAAAATATTATTCAATACATAACCCATATTCAACATCGATTTAATCGCTATCTGAAAGAATTTTGGCAGTTGAATCGTAAACAACAAATTAGAAGAGTTGCTTTGGTATGTACATTAGTTGTTTTTTTATTATTAATTATTGGGACAATACTTTTCCATTTTTACTATCCATCCATTAGTTTTACTTCCGCATTTTATGTCACAGCAATATTGTTATTAGGGGGTTATGCTGACTTATTCTCTCCTTTTGAGCCTTTATCTAATTTACCTTCATGGTTAGAATTATTTAGTCTTCTTTTAACTCTAACTGGCACTGCTTTTGTGGGGGTTTTATATGCTTTGTTGACAGAGGCTTTATTGTCTTCTAAATTTCAGTTTAATAGTAAACGTCCTCCCATACCAAAAGAAAATCATATCATCATAGTTGGTTTTGGCAGATTGGGGCAGAAAATAGCGGAAAAACTACAGGAGTTGAAAAAACCTGTATTAGCAATAACTCTTAATTCTATTACAGATATATCTACTGCTTTAACAATCCCTTTAATCTCTGGTCATAATTTAAATGATAGTCTCAAACTAGCCTATTTAGAAAAAGCTAAAAGTATGGTAATTGTCACCGATGATGACATTATCAATATTGAAATTGCCTTACTGAGTCAAAAAATTAATCCTAACTGTCAGTTAGTTATTCGTACTAATGGAGATACTTTAACGGAAAATCTAGGTCAACTGCTACCTCATGCTACTATAATTGATCCCTACATAGCGGCGGCGGAGGCTTTTACGGGAGCGGCTTTTGGAGAAAATATCCTCGGTTTATCTCGTTTACAACGGCAAACGATTTTGGTTACTCAATATCACATTGAAGCGAATGACACTTTACAAGGTTTACTGTTATCCGAAGTTGCCTATGGTTATGGAGTGATTCCTGTCATCTATCAAAGTCATCTCGATGCCTCTAGCGTTACTTTACCTTCTGATGATATACGTTTAGCAGTGGGAGATTTATTGATTGTTTTAGCTACCATTGAAGGGTTAAAAGCCATAGAATTAGGCAAACCTCATTTAAGACAATGGCAGTTAGAAATTTTGTCCGCTAAGTCGAAGATGACTATTTTTGATGGTACAAGTGCGATCGCACGTATTTCAGGATGTTCTTTAAAAATAGCGAGGGAAGTTATGGATAATATTCCTTGTATTTTACCAGTAAAAATGTATCACCATCAGGCAGTAAGACTGAAAAAAATATTACACCAGAATCAAATTCAAAGCCATTTGGTAAGAGTTAGATAG
- a CDS encoding HepT-like ribonuclease domain-containing protein codes for MRNRVVHEYKEVDVQILWEVTQSNIPELLALVESIDKLEN; via the coding sequence ATGCGTAATCGTGTTGTCCATGAATATAAAGAAGTTGATGTTCAAATTTTATGGGAAGTGACTCAATCTAATATACCTGAATTGTTAGCTCTAGTTGAATCTATTGATAAATTAGAGAATTAA
- the efp gene encoding elongation factor P: protein MISSNDFRPGVSIELDGGVWRVVEFLHVKPGKGSAFVRTKLKNAQTGSVVEKTFRAGETVPQANLDKRTMQHTYKDGDQFVFMDMETFEEARLSEEQVGDKAKYIKEEMEVNVLFWNNTVLEVELPTSVVLEVIETDPGVKGDTATGGSKPAILETGAQIMVPLFISIGEKVKVDTRNDSYLGRE, encoded by the coding sequence ATGATTTCTAGTAATGATTTTCGCCCCGGTGTGAGTATTGAATTGGATGGTGGTGTTTGGAGAGTTGTTGAGTTTCTCCATGTTAAGCCGGGCAAGGGTTCAGCTTTTGTGCGTACAAAATTAAAAAATGCCCAGACAGGTAGTGTTGTAGAAAAAACTTTCCGTGCAGGGGAAACTGTGCCTCAAGCAAATTTAGATAAACGTACCATGCAACACACCTATAAAGATGGAGATCAATTTGTGTTCATGGATATGGAAACCTTTGAAGAAGCAAGACTTTCAGAGGAGCAAGTGGGAGACAAAGCAAAATATATTAAAGAGGAAATGGAGGTTAATGTTCTTTTCTGGAATAATACCGTTTTAGAAGTAGAATTACCTACTTCTGTAGTATTAGAAGTTATTGAAACAGACCCCGGTGTGAAGGGTGATACCGCAACAGGTGGTTCAAAACCTGCTATTTTGGAAACTGGAGCACAAATTATGGTTCCTTTATTTATTTCTATCGGCGAAAAAGTTAAAGTAGATACTAGAAATGATAGTTATTTAGGCAGAGAGTAA
- a CDS encoding nucleotidyltransferase family protein, which yields MDIYQRLNTDRTYVNRICQQWQIVELALFGSVLRDDFNQNSDIDLLVTFAEDAKITFFDLDTIEHQFSLLFNRAVDVVTKRSIENSHNWIRKNNILNNSQIIYEQKSGSNLRFNKSL from the coding sequence ATGGACATCTATCAACGATTAAATACCGATAGGACTTACGTTAATAGGATATGTCAACAATGGCAAATTGTCGAATTAGCCTTATTTGGTTCGGTTTTAAGAGATGACTTTAATCAAAATAGTGATATAGATTTATTAGTCACCTTTGCGGAAGATGCCAAAATTACCTTTTTCGATCTCGATACCATTGAACATCAATTCAGTTTATTATTTAATCGTGCCGTTGATGTGGTGACAAAAAGATCGATCGAAAATAGCCATAACTGGATCAGAAAAAACAATATTTTAAACAATTCTCAAATAATCTATGAACAGAAATCGGGAAGCAATCTTAGATTTAATAAAAGCCTGTAA